One Methylobacterium sp. AMS5 genomic region harbors:
- a CDS encoding STM4014 family protein, whose protein sequence is MTGAGAPPDGIEPFVILEVAGDERTEGFSAALVRAGHPPARVLDYARFIEAPDRLSDLFPEGRGLLRIDSPGGDPRIRRALLRLAGLSEDAGEATRLRPEHAFQRGLAAALRLARRVVPPGVALTHEAETVALFYDKRICHAAMAAHGLPVPRALPPAGSFDALVEAMRAAGLSRVFVKPRFGSGAAGIAALTVARNGIVAESAAEHVPGAGAGVLHHSHRLRRYRGPAAVALIDAILAQDAHVEQWVPKAGLDGGPCDLRVLVIGGEPAHIVLRKARGPITNLDLGGRRADAEALRALAPPAVWEAMRADCRRFARLFPQTFHVAFDVALTVGLRRHVFFEANAFGDLIRRVRHEGLAPYEWQVARLPGWIAARRPVGLAA, encoded by the coding sequence ATGACGGGCGCCGGTGCCCCGCCAGATGGGATCGAACCCTTCGTCATCCTCGAGGTCGCGGGCGACGAGCGCACGGAGGGCTTCAGCGCCGCCCTGGTCCGGGCCGGGCACCCGCCCGCGCGGGTGCTCGACTACGCCCGCTTCATCGAGGCGCCGGACCGGCTGAGCGACCTGTTCCCGGAGGGGCGCGGCCTGTTGCGCATCGATTCGCCGGGCGGCGATCCGCGCATCCGTCGGGCCCTGCTGCGCCTCGCCGGGCTGTCCGAGGATGCTGGCGAGGCGACGCGGCTGCGGCCCGAGCACGCCTTCCAACGCGGGCTCGCCGCCGCGCTCCGGCTCGCCCGCCGGGTCGTGCCACCGGGCGTCGCCCTGACCCACGAGGCGGAGACGGTTGCCCTGTTCTACGACAAGCGGATCTGCCACGCCGCCATGGCCGCGCATGGCCTGCCGGTGCCGCGGGCGCTGCCGCCGGCCGGCTCGTTCGACGCGCTTGTGGAGGCCATGCGTGCGGCGGGCCTCAGCCGCGTCTTCGTCAAGCCGCGCTTCGGCTCGGGCGCCGCCGGCATCGCCGCGCTCACGGTCGCCCGCAACGGGATCGTGGCGGAATCCGCCGCCGAGCACGTGCCGGGCGCAGGAGCCGGCGTGCTGCACCATTCCCACCGGCTACGGCGCTATCGCGGACCCGCGGCCGTGGCGCTGATCGACGCGATCCTGGCGCAGGACGCGCATGTGGAGCAATGGGTGCCGAAGGCCGGGCTCGACGGTGGGCCTTGCGACCTGCGGGTGCTCGTCATCGGCGGCGAGCCCGCCCACATCGTGCTGCGCAAGGCCCGCGGCCCGATCACCAACCTCGATCTCGGCGGGCGCCGGGCCGATGCGGAGGCGCTCCGCGCCCTGGCGCCGCCGGCCGTCTGGGAGGCGATGCGGGCGGATTGCCGCCGCTTCGCGAGGCTGTTCCCGCAGACCTTCCACGTTGCCTTCGACGTGGCGCTGACGGTGGGCCTACGGCGCCACGTCTTCTTCGAGGCCAACGCCTTCGGCGACCTGATCCGCCGCGTCCGGCACGAGGGGCTCGCCCCCTACGAATGGCAGGTGGCGCGGCTGCCCGGCTGGATCGCCGCGCGCCGGCCCGTGGGGCTCGCCGCATGA
- a CDS encoding STM4013/SEN3800 family hydrolase has product MIRAAERVGSHDILLVTLDSLRYDVAANALAEGRTPNLARLLPGEAWERRHAPGSFTYAAHQAIFAGFLPTPAEPGPHQRPFALRFDGSRTTGPDTAVFDAPDIVSGLAARGYHTLCIGGVGFFNKRTPLGRVLPGLFAESHWHGGFGVQARDSTAAQVGFAVERIAALAPERRLFLFLNVSATHHPTRTYLPGAARESAATQGAALAYADSALPPLFAALKARGPALCILCADHGTAFGEDGYRGHRLAHPTVWDVPYAEFIQEAA; this is encoded by the coding sequence ATGATCCGCGCCGCCGAACGCGTGGGCTCGCACGACATCCTGCTCGTGACGCTCGATTCCCTTCGCTACGACGTGGCCGCGAACGCGCTGGCTGAGGGCCGGACGCCGAACCTCGCGCGCCTGCTACCGGGTGAGGCCTGGGAGCGCCGCCACGCGCCGGGCAGCTTCACCTATGCCGCGCATCAGGCGATCTTTGCCGGCTTCCTGCCGACGCCCGCCGAGCCGGGACCGCACCAGCGCCCCTTCGCGCTGCGCTTCGACGGCAGCCGCACCACCGGGCCGGACACCGCGGTGTTCGACGCACCCGACATCGTTTCGGGCCTCGCCGCACGCGGCTACCACACGCTGTGCATCGGCGGCGTCGGCTTCTTCAACAAGCGCACCCCGCTCGGCCGCGTCCTGCCGGGCCTGTTCGCCGAGAGCCACTGGCACGGCGGTTTCGGCGTGCAGGCGCGGGACTCGACCGCGGCGCAGGTCGGCTTCGCGGTGGAGCGGATCGCGGCGCTTGCCCCAGAGCGGCGGCTGTTCCTGTTTCTCAACGTCTCGGCAACCCACCACCCGACCCGCACCTACCTGCCGGGCGCGGCACGGGAGAGCGCAGCGACGCAAGGCGCCGCCCTCGCCTATGCCGACAGCGCCCTGCCCCCGCTCTTCGCGGCGCTCAAGGCGCGCGGGCCGGCTCTCTGCATCCTGTGCGCGGACCACGGCACCGCCTTCGGCGAGGACGGCTATCGCGGTCACCGCCTCGCGCACCCGACCGTGTGGGACGTGCCCTACGCCGAGTTCATCCAGGAGGCGGCATGA
- a CDS encoding STM4012 family radical SAM protein, giving the protein MSTVMSTAAALLAGPVYGGYQYAYPHKTAYRPLLRPVPLREAWAEEPKDGLFLYVHVPFCAMRCGFCNLFTLTRGEGRVAPYLDALRLQAETVADSLGRFRVARMALGGGTPTFLEPADLDRLFADLRDTFGATPLELPASVETAPGTSTPERLAVLRAHGVERVSIGVESFRDDEARAMGRPQSRGSVDAALGAIRDAGFPVLNIDLIYGAAGQTPASFLESIEAALAWEPEELFLYPLYVRPLTGLGRRGGAVEDDRAWDARRLAISRAARDRLRAAGYQQVSMRMFRRAPEAAWGPAYDCARDGMVGLGAGARSYTAALHYATAYAVGQPGVAAIVADYIARDAQRHGRADYGAWLDAEDQRRRFVLMHLLQAAGLSPRAYAERFGTRLLDDLPELADLAEAGLATLDAEGLRLTEAGLERSDAVGPWLQTAGVRERMRAYALR; this is encoded by the coding sequence ATGAGCACCGTCATGAGCACGGCGGCGGCCCTCCTCGCGGGGCCGGTCTATGGCGGCTACCAATACGCCTACCCGCACAAGACCGCTTACCGGCCGCTGCTACGCCCGGTGCCCCTGCGCGAGGCCTGGGCGGAGGAGCCGAAGGACGGGCTGTTCCTCTACGTGCACGTGCCGTTCTGCGCGATGCGCTGCGGCTTCTGCAACCTGTTCACCCTGACCCGCGGCGAAGGCCGCGTCGCGCCCTATCTCGACGCCCTGCGGCTTCAGGCCGAGACGGTGGCCGATAGCCTCGGTCGGTTCCGGGTGGCCCGCATGGCGCTCGGCGGCGGCACCCCGACCTTCCTCGAACCCGCCGACCTCGACCGCCTGTTCGCGGATCTGCGCGACACGTTCGGGGCCACGCCCCTGGAGCTTCCGGCCTCGGTCGAGACCGCGCCCGGCACCAGCACGCCGGAGCGGCTCGCCGTCCTGCGGGCGCATGGGGTCGAGCGCGTCAGCATCGGCGTCGAGTCGTTTCGCGACGACGAGGCGCGGGCGATGGGACGGCCGCAAAGCCGGGGCAGCGTCGATGCGGCGCTCGGCGCGATCCGCGACGCGGGCTTTCCCGTGCTCAACATCGACCTGATCTACGGCGCTGCCGGGCAAACACCCGCCAGCTTCCTCGAATCCATCGAGGCCGCCCTTGCCTGGGAGCCGGAAGAACTCTTTCTCTATCCCCTCTACGTCCGGCCGCTGACCGGGCTCGGCCGGCGTGGCGGTGCCGTCGAGGACGACCGCGCCTGGGATGCCCGCCGCCTCGCGATCTCCCGCGCGGCCCGCGACCGGCTGCGTGCGGCGGGCTACCAACAGGTCTCGATGCGGATGTTCCGCCGCGCCCCCGAGGCCGCTTGGGGGCCGGCCTACGATTGCGCCCGCGACGGCATGGTCGGCCTCGGCGCCGGGGCGCGCTCCTACACCGCCGCCCTGCATTACGCGACCGCCTACGCCGTGGGGCAGCCGGGCGTCGCCGCCATCGTCGCCGACTACATCGCCCGCGACGCGCAGCGCCACGGCCGCGCCGATTACGGCGCGTGGCTCGATGCCGAGGACCAGCGCCGCCGCTTCGTGCTGATGCACCTGCTCCAAGCCGCCGGCCTGTCCCCGCGCGCCTATGCGGAGCGTTTTGGCACGAGGCTCCTCGATGACCTCCCGGAACTGGCCGATCTCGCAGAGGCGGGCCTCGCCACCCTCGACGCGGAGGGCCTCAGGTTGACCGAGGCGGGCCTGGAACGCTCCGACGCGGTCGGCCCCTGGCTCCAGACGGCGGGCGTGCGCGAGCGGATGCGCGCCTACGCGCTGCGCTGA